The following nucleotide sequence is from Sander lucioperca isolate FBNREF2018 chromosome 19, SLUC_FBN_1.2, whole genome shotgun sequence.
ATTCTACCCaccctaaaaataaaaactcgcCATCTTTCTAAGTGGTTGCATAACCAGAGACGAGGTAAAAtgcgggtaaatattggagatgagGTTAAAAGATGGAGACAGTTTAGAGCCTAAAAGGACACttatttcctcctgaacaggtaagggTTGAGCTTCATTCATTTATATCACGGCTAACGTAGGGATAGTCATGTTCattcatttcaacattcatgtgctCTCATTAAATTATATAGAGTACTTGAGttagttacttttttttttagacacagCTGGTGAAGTGATCCTGACTGCCAAGCCACAGCCATGCTAATAcacgctaactgctaacgtatGACCTATGCCAGAAACCGCAAGTTTGACTTCCTCATAATGGAAACATGCAATTTAACTTTGGCAAAACACCCCGTAGCCTGAATTGTTGGATTGGGACACAGTGTTCTCCACATGTCGCTTATGTACGTTTTATTGTGGCTAACGTTACCATCGCCAGCAAGGTTATATGTTGGACAGTAAGATGATTCCCACTTTTTTACAAACTGGCATGCGACCATAATGTGTACTGACTGTACAGTGTATAGACAAGCTGTACAACGCCTCTGGAAGTAGTAGTACCGACAATCTCCCCCCTGCCGAAATTGTTCCCCCGCTTCTGGTCAGCGGGTGTAGCCGACAAACAGTGACTGTGCCCTGGGTACAGACTACCGTGAGGTCACGGTCTTTTGAGCGGCCGTTGCAGTGACGTTaagccgagaaaaggtgactgtcagcCAGGCACGAAACTCCACAAGGTCGCTGCCTTTTTAGCAGTCAACATAGCAGCGTCTAGCAACTCCActgcgctgtggagtaatgtctggcaatgcgagactagcatcAAGCTAACGTTGACGTTGAGTGACGTTGGGTTTGGTGTTCTCACCCTGGCAACTCCTGTGAACGTTGACGCTGGGAAGGAGGGgccgggggagacgactctttCAGTACTTTTTAATTTGGGCTGCAGTAACCATTTGaaacgctagctgtcagtattacatattggacctttttaAAGCTAAGGGAAGAATGGCTGTACTGCCATATTTAAAATAGTTTGGTGCTGTTCTACTCACACATTTAAGAATGATCTGTAACAGTGGGAAGTTAAAGGCACACTAGTTAAGAAGTGCTGTTGTAAATGTTGTGTTCTGTTATAGGAGTTTGATGACCCCAGAGATGCCGAAGATGCTGTTTATGAGCTTGATGGCAAGGAGTTGTGCAATGAAAGGTAAGAATTTGTAGTACATGATGTAAATACAAAATTTGGATGAACTACTAATTTTCCTTCTCTTGCTCtgtctgttaccatggaaattgtttcattctttttaaaaaagggaCATTTAATGTAATTTCAGGGTGACCATTGAACACGCCCGTGTACGTCTGCGTGGCGGCCGTGGCAGAGGAAGCGGCGGTGGTAGTGCAGGAGGACGTTTCTCTGATCGCTATGGCAGAGGTTCCCAGAACAGTCGGAGGTAAAGTTTTCACACCACCCACAGTTTTGGTAACAGGTCACCTGCTTTATGACGACGCATACGTTTTATTTGATGAAAttcaaattagggctgcacaattaatctaATTGCAATCACAATGTCACTCTGGGATTACGTAACCGCAAAAATTGTcgatttgagttaaaaaaaaaaagtgtgctgTGTGCACTCCATGTTGTAACACCCTTCACTTTATATTACACCCATCTTGAATGTCATTGTTTTATAAGTGCATACACAATGTAATAATTTAATAAGAATTTGTTAGTAAAAACAAATTCTTATGCTCATTTCATTTTGTATGTTCAAGttaaaaaaattcacatttcaaaatgttggTAGCTAATTTTCTGCATGTTCCTTGATAATCAAactctaaaataaaatataaagtatTGTACATCGCAATGTGACTTTTCTCCAAATCGTGCAGCCCCAATTAAAATAAGGAAGGAACACATGTAAATGAATACAGAACAGTATGTGGTGTTAACGGCTCGTATTTGGTGAAAGGCCGATTATTGAATTATTGCAGCCTACAGTAGTTTATAATGGCCACCGTCcaagcttctttttttatttttttttattgaggtGAACCAGTTAAATTAGGATGTAATAAAATGCCTACCTATTATTTGCCTAAGTGTGTATCTCAACCCCACAATGCTATTGTTGAAATTGAGTCTTTACATTTTCCCTTGTTTCAGCCGAAACCCTCCTCCGATGCGCACTGAGAACCGCCTAATTGTGGAGAACTTGTCCTCTCGTGTTAGCTGGCAGGTTAGTAATGGcacatgtttttttatgcaCAGCAAGTCTCTACAAGCTGCAACACCACAAATGTTATCACCTCCAACAGTCTGCCTCCAACAATACACACATATTTTCATGCTGCTAAAAAACATAGAATCTCTGGACTCTAATCAATCATTTACTTAGCTTGCTAATATGTTTAAACAGTCAAACTATTTTATTGTGGTAAGGCCCACATTGTTCTTTTAAAAATTGCCGCTTTATTAAAACTGCATCTTATGCAGTTAAGTAATGAGTCAAAGAAGTAACAACAAGAAAACACTTaatttgttccttttttttttttcaaatttttttttttcaaattttaacCAATTCTTCACCCCTTTATTTGCCAGCCTGACTGTTGTGTCATATGGAAGAGCTCGCTTATGGTGGAGTTAACCCCTTCTGGGTCCTTCTGTCTGGGTTGAGCCTGTGGTGTCAGCCAGTCTATCCTACTCCTAGTTGATGCCTGCTGGTCATGTGAGCGCTCGCTCCACACTAGAGGTGCTGGCGACCCcttcgctcgctcgctcgctcgcaaCGCCCCCTGTCGAAGGCAGGGGGGCGACTGGTGTGTGgctgagagcgagagagaggaaacagagagttggcagagagaaaggagaggaaagagCGAGAGTCGATGGTGACGGTGGTGGCGTATTGACCGATGGTTCGTTAATTTGAGGGGCTTCGATCGATCGATATCCCCCCTCCCTTCCCCCTTCTGGTGTTCCCGCACATcgcgagcgagagagagtgtGAATTCCTCCCAGGTGCCCATGGATATAATCTGCAGTTATCCCGAGGTTATGGTGGGCTCGAAGAGCCTGCGGTCCACCCCAAAGGGTTTCACTCTCAGGTAGTAGTTTCCTCTCTTCCACCCTGTTCACTCTCTTTACTGAGGCAGGGTGCTGAGACAGGGGCGGTCCCGGCATGGAGCCCTGTGCCCTCCTTGCCAGGGAAAATGGGGCTCTCGGTGCCAAAGGCTGCCCAAGTGGCGCCACTGCAGTTCAGTTCATGCAGAtggtgttcatgtctctgtaGTTGTAATGAGTCCAAGAATCTCGAAGCTTTTGCAAATACTTTTGCCTGTCCACCGATGGCACTTTTCAAAATTGGTTGATATCTAAATTGGCAAACATCATATCATTTGCATATCAGGTTTTGTATTTGCTTTTTATAAAACTGTTGAAGAACTGGCTGATTAAACAGCATGTAAGGTTCTTGGACTCATCCTTCTTATCTGCAGTAGCCTGTGTAGTCCTCTCAGACAATCTAACCATCTCTCTTTTTGGGTAAATCAGTCCTGTTTTATGTCTCAGGCTGTGCTTGTGTCCTGAGCCTCTCCGTAAAGTTGACTGATGTTTACGTGTGTAGGACCTGAAAGATTTCATGAGACAAGCTGGAGAGGTGACATTTGCCGACGCACATCGCCCCAAGCTCAACGAAGGGTAAGATCATTATCTTTGTCTATTGGCATTAACTGGCTAATGAATATCACGTGTGAGTCATACCAAGCTCACATTTGCAATTTGAGTTGAATTTACGACAAAGTGCtaattctttttaatttatttttttgcagggTTGTTGAGTTTGCTTCTTGCAGCGATCTGAAAAACGCCATGGACAAACTGTCTGGGAAGGAAATCAATGGCAGGAAAATCAAGCTCATTGAGGCAGCCAGAAAGAGGTGAGCTTTCCCTCTCACCCATGATTGGCTTCCACTTTCCAGTCATTTTTCATACTAGTATCCCACGATAACTTCATCAGCTGGATGAGATGAGAGGCTCATTTTAGATGCTTGATTACATTGACCGTGTTGGTTTGGATAAGATGTATAAAGAACATGGTTAATCACACTATATGGATTTTAGTAGAGCTGGGCTGAACggttaggatgtgccatttagTTGGAACTCTGCTGTTGGAAGCAGTGTGTAAAACTTGATTTTTGATTACTGTGCAACTAAAGCACTTTGACCGTGCTACTAATTTAGACAATGAAATTAATACTTGTGCCAGAGAAATGTGTGTACTatacattatataaatatataggtATCCTAATGTTGTTCTTCGTCTCTTTGCCCTTTCCCAGGTCGAGAAGTCGTTCCCGGTCTGAGAGCTCCTCTCGCTCCCGCTCCCGTTCTCGTGGCCGCTCTCCATCCCGCTCCCCCAGACGCTCCCGCAGCCCCGCCCACAAGGCCCACAACCGTTCCCGCTCCCCCAGTGTGTCCCCTGCTGGCGGCGCTTCCTCCCCAACCTCCAAATCAAAGGAGCCCGCTAAACGGTCCTCCAAGACGAGCAAATCTGCCACCCCgccctcccctcctcctgctCAGAGAGCCTCCGTCTCCCGTTCTCGCTCCCGCTCCCGTTCTCGCTCCCGTTCCCGTTCCCGCTCTCTTTCTACTGACAGCCAGCGCTAAACGCTTCGTTTAAGTTTAATGGGAATCAACAGTAGAAACAACTCGATTCAACAGTAGAATCCGCTTGGAGGAGTTGACACACTGGAGCTCCCGCGACCCCTTCTGAAAGCCGAGACCAGAGCTTTACTCGAGtagagtttgttttttcctgTCTGGATTGTCAATAACTATCATCAAGCTTTTCACATTTAAACACCGATACATTGTCAGGCAGGAACAATGATATTCAGTCAATTATTTTATTCTCATTATAGGGCATTTGAATTAAATAACTTAAACAGAGGACACTTGTTAAACAGTGATGCTGTTTGTGTCCCCCTCATTGCCCATCAAGATTAAACCTATATGTCTGTTGCACCCAGTTACTCCTCACCTCCAAATGTATTCATCCAGCTAGGCTGCAGGTCCTCCACTGCTGCACCATTTCTCCATACTGCTGCACAGTTTCTCTCACAAAATGCCCAAGTGAACCAACGTCAGGTCTCACTGTTGAGTCCTTGatggaatcttttttttttttttttttttttggcaggaCTTTGAGGCTTTTTGTGTGACCCACTTTTTTTGCAATACTTTTGCTTGTTTTTGCTCGTTCATGGGAGAGTTTTTAATCACTTTCCACATTTTTGTCTGTCATGTGATCGAAGTCCTTTTGCCCCTTTTTCCTGTATTTTCTGACCTTCTGTGTCTACCACAGCTGGTGTGTGTAATATCTATACCTGAGGATTCTTGCACGTGCGGTTTGTTTGATCAAATTTAGAATCTTATCAttgttgaaaatattttttgtgcTTAAAACTCAAATACAATCCACCACCGTAACCGGCATTGGCAGTATCAAGAACACTGTGCAATTAAACACATTGTTTCCACAGTTAAACAGCTGTACAGTAAATAAACTGTTAATGTCATGGATCTTACATTTTCTTGTAGTTGACTGttaaacttattttgttggGAGATGTAATTCTCCTTTTGAGGATAAGGTCAACACTCTAAAATGGCATTGCTTAAAGAATGCAGATTGTTCTAGCATTGTAatttaaagtttttatttttttggtttagGGTTTTGTGTACAGCATTGCGGACTTTTGTTTTACAGTGTATAATGTAATTCCAAGAATGCTTGTTGGTACTGTGACTTACTGTGGTTTAAATGAACGTGTAGgcaagagttt
It contains:
- the srsf5b gene encoding serine and arginine rich splicing factor 5b, which encodes MSGCRIFIGRLSPSAREKDVERFFKGYGRIRDIDLKRGFGFVEFDDPRDAEDAVYELDGKELCNERVTIEHARVRLRGGRGRGSGGGSAGGRFSDRYGRGSQNSRSRNPPPMRTENRLIVENLSSRVSWQDLKDFMRQAGEVTFADAHRPKLNEGVVEFASCSDLKNAMDKLSGKEINGRKIKLIEAARKRSRSRSRSESSSRSRSRSRGRSPSRSPRRSRSPAHKAHNRSRSPSVSPAGGASSPTSKSKEPAKRSSKTSKSATPPSPPPAQRASVSRSRSRSRSRSRSRSRSLSTDSQR